In Nitrososphaerales archaeon, the genomic stretch TGATAAAACTCTTGCAGGTATCGCTAAAGCGACGGGGAGGGAATTGATAGTGAATAGAGATGCCGTTAAGATGTTGGAAGAGAGGTATAGAATACTTGTTGAGAAAGGAGTTGTGAAAGATGGACGGTTAACGCCTACACGATTAAAGATGGCGACACTTCCAGAGGGGGCTATACCGATACAAAATAGGGTTGGTACAGCACCGGCCGTCCTCCTCAAAGTTAACGATGTGAAGATCGTCTCTTTACCCGGTGTCCCATCGGAGATGAAGGATATCTTCGAACATTCTTTAATACCTCTATTTAAAGAAGATATCGGGAGGATCTATCATAGTGAAATGTTCTTAGAGGTTATCGATATCGTAGAATCGAAGATCGCACCCATCCTCGATAAGGTTTTAGAAGGAAAATCGAATATATACGTTAAATCACATCCCAAAATGGTCGAGGAGGGTCATTCGCGGTTGGTGATTCACATAGTCGGTTGGGCTTATACGCAAGAGGAAGCTGAGGAAATCGTTAAGAACACATCAAAAGAATTGATAGAAATGATCGAAGGGCAGGGCGGTAAGGTCGTTGGGAGTTACACTAA encodes the following:
- a CDS encoding molybdopterin-binding protein is translated as MSIRSTLKRVCFEIIPIGNELLLGEVLDTNSQWMAKKITELGGFVTRITIVGDDVEIISSTIQEALKRRPSWIITCGGLGPTYDDKTLAGIAKATGRELIVNRDAVKMLEERYRILVEKGVVKDGRLTPTRLKMATLPEGAIPIQNRVGTAPAVLLKVNDVKIVSLPGVPSEMKDIFEHSLIPLFKEDIGRIYHSEMFLEVIDIVESKIAPILDKVLEGKSNIYVKSHPKMVEEGHSRLVIHIVGWAYTQEEAEEIVKNTSKELIEMIEGQGGKVVGSYTKEKG